A portion of the Candidatus Edwardsbacteria bacterium genome contains these proteins:
- a CDS encoding ABC transporter permease, with translation MPLISPGTKTDRVASVIKKELRQIMRDKRSLGILFFIPLFMLVMFGYALNFDVKHTSLAVVDLDISQESRHLISEFSHSEYFTVKHLPAAVKELDHLLGSEKVRAAIVIPRGYAADLARGRSPTVQVILDGVNANAANTIQGYLNAFFQNYSYRLTIKVARRMGAAAINQPIDYRPRIWFNPELKSAKFLIPGLIGFILMVVGVISTSLSIVKEKERGTMEQILVSPIKPLELIMGKTIPYIAISLLSTAIILVVGYVLFDVYVTGSLLLLFLTTFIFLLGALGMGLLISSISETQQLAFLVAVISTILPSFLLSGFVFSIRNMPEAIQLITYAVPTRYYLVALRGIILKGAGFGAIWDQLLFLMGFAAVMLSVSAIRIKRAGL, from the coding sequence ATGCCTTTGATTAGCCCCGGCACAAAAACAGACAGGGTCGCTTCGGTCATTAAAAAGGAACTACGCCAGATAATGCGGGACAAGCGGAGCTTGGGGATACTGTTCTTCATTCCGCTGTTCATGCTGGTGATGTTCGGCTATGCCCTGAATTTTGACGTTAAGCACACCTCCCTGGCGGTAGTGGACCTGGACATCAGCCAGGAAAGCCGGCATTTGATCAGCGAGTTTTCCCACAGCGAATATTTTACGGTAAAACATTTGCCGGCAGCGGTAAAAGAGCTGGACCATCTCCTGGGCAGTGAAAAAGTACGGGCGGCCATCGTGATTCCCCGAGGATATGCAGCTGACCTGGCCAGGGGCCGGAGCCCGACGGTACAGGTGATATTGGACGGGGTAAACGCCAATGCCGCCAACACCATTCAGGGATACCTTAATGCTTTTTTCCAAAATTATTCGTATCGTCTTACCATCAAGGTCGCCCGGCGGATGGGGGCCGCCGCCATCAACCAGCCGATAGATTACCGGCCCAGGATATGGTTCAATCCCGAATTGAAGAGCGCAAAATTCCTTATTCCCGGGCTGATCGGCTTTATTCTGATGGTGGTGGGGGTCATCTCCACCTCGCTGTCGATAGTCAAGGAAAAGGAAAGGGGCACCATGGAGCAGATATTGGTCTCTCCGATAAAACCCTTGGAATTGATAATGGGCAAAACGATACCCTATATTGCTATTTCGCTGCTGTCGACGGCAATCATACTGGTGGTGGGTTATGTTTTATTCGATGTCTACGTCACGGGCAGCTTGTTATTGCTGTTTCTAACCACTTTTATCTTTCTGCTGGGCGCCTTGGGCATGGGACTGCTGATATCGTCAATATCCGAAACCCAACAGCTGGCTTTTTTGGTGGCGGTAATATCCACCATCCTGCCGTCCTTTCTGCTGTCGGGATTCGTTTTTTCCATCCGAAATATGCCGGAGGCAATACAGCTGATAACCTATGCCGTGCCCACCAGGTATTACCTGGTGGCCCTGAGGGGCATAATCCTAAAAGGAGCCGGTTTCGGCGCGATCTGGGACCAGCTGCTTTTCCTGATGGGATTTGCCGCGGTGATGCTTTCGGTGAGCGCCATCAGGATCAAAAGGGCGGGGCTATGA
- a CDS encoding ABC transporter permease: MKIILHIIKKEFLQFMRDPKMVAINIIAPAIQLLVFTYAATLDVREVSMIVCDHDNSYYSRQLLSGFTNSGYFRTVESTTRTADIDIALTETRASVGIVIPAGFGNDLLAGKQPQIQALADGSDANSSGIGLAYASQIINRYIGLQLAGSPGPRKNALLSVNPEIRIWYNPELSSRNFMVPGVLGLLLMIMTMMLTSLAIVKERENGTMDQLLVTPIKSYQLIIGKLTPFFCIGVIDILLVMLVATQWFGIPVRGSHPLLFSLCLLFIMTTLGLGLFISTVSSNQQQAMMTAIFFVMMPMIYLSGFVFPIENMPLVVQALTYLLPLRYFYTIIRGIFLRGSGLVELWPHALALLIFGIGILSLSVMRFKRKLE, translated from the coding sequence ATGAAAATAATTCTTCATATAATTAAAAAAGAGTTTCTGCAGTTTATGCGGGATCCCAAGATGGTGGCCATCAACATCATCGCTCCGGCCATACAACTGCTGGTCTTTACCTATGCGGCCACTCTGGATGTCCGGGAGGTAAGCATGATTGTCTGCGACCACGACAATTCCTATTACAGCCGTCAGCTGTTGAGCGGTTTCACTAATTCCGGATATTTCCGCACCGTGGAAAGCACCACCAGAACCGCGGATATAGATATTGCCCTTACCGAGACCAGAGCTTCGGTCGGGATTGTGATCCCGGCCGGGTTCGGAAACGATCTGCTGGCTGGCAAACAGCCCCAGATCCAGGCGTTGGCTGACGGTTCGGATGCCAATTCTTCCGGCATCGGCCTGGCCTATGCCAGCCAAATCATCAACCGTTATATCGGCCTCCAGTTGGCCGGATCCCCGGGCCCCCGAAAAAATGCCCTGCTTTCGGTTAACCCCGAGATCCGGATATGGTACAACCCCGAACTCAGCAGCCGGAATTTCATGGTGCCCGGCGTGCTAGGGCTGTTGCTGATGATAATGACCATGATGCTGACCTCCCTGGCCATAGTCAAGGAGCGGGAGAACGGCACCATGGACCAGCTGCTGGTGACTCCCATCAAGTCATATCAGCTGATAATCGGCAAACTGACCCCCTTCTTCTGCATCGGGGTCATCGACATCCTGCTGGTGATGCTGGTGGCTACCCAGTGGTTCGGGATTCCCGTCCGGGGCAGCCATCCGCTGTTGTTTTCCCTGTGCCTGCTGTTCATCATGACCACTTTGGGGCTGGGCCTGTTCATCTCCACTGTGTCCTCCAACCAACAGCAGGCCATGATGACGGCCATCTTCTTCGTGATGATGCCGATGATCTATCTGTCCGGGTTCGTATTTCCCATAGAGAACATGCCCCTGGTGGTCCAGGCCCTTACCTATCTGCTGCCGTTGCGGTACTTCTATACCATCATCCGGGGGATATTCCTAAGGGGATCGGGGTTGGTTGAACTGTGGCCCCATGCCCTGGCCCTGCTGATTTTTGGGATCGGCATCCTGTCGCTCAGCGTCATGCGGTTCAAAAGAAAGCTGGAATAA
- a CDS encoding ABC transporter ATP-binding protein has translation MSLLIIENAKKNYLAGDVIVPALRGISLMVEKGKFISFVGPSGSGKTTLLNLIGCLDKPTEGTVTVAGVEVNRMDRKTSAKFRGDNIGFIFQNFNLIPVLTVYENVEYPLIMVQNVPLEKRKQMVLALLEKVGMKDQKDKYPSQLSGGQKQRVAIARALVTEPKLVLADEPTANLDHDTAYKVMGLMHEMKKEFNTTFIFATHDPKVVGEAEIIYTIEDGLITQAQENKNTGGGSLK, from the coding sequence ATGAGCCTACTGATTATTGAAAATGCGAAGAAGAACTACCTGGCCGGAGACGTGATTGTTCCGGCCCTGCGAGGGATAAGCCTGATGGTAGAAAAAGGCAAATTCATTTCTTTTGTCGGGCCCTCCGGCAGCGGGAAGACGACCCTGCTGAATTTGATCGGATGCTTGGATAAACCAACCGAGGGAACCGTCACGGTGGCCGGGGTGGAGGTCAATCGGATGGACCGGAAAACATCGGCTAAATTCCGGGGAGATAACATCGGGTTTATATTCCAGAATTTTAACCTGATTCCGGTTTTGACGGTTTATGAAAACGTTGAATACCCGCTGATAATGGTTCAGAACGTGCCTCTGGAAAAACGAAAACAAATGGTGCTGGCGCTGTTGGAGAAAGTGGGGATGAAGGATCAAAAAGACAAATACCCGTCCCAGCTTTCCGGGGGGCAAAAGCAAAGGGTGGCCATAGCCCGGGCACTGGTGACGGAGCCGAAACTGGTTCTGGCGGATGAGCCCACCGCAAATCTGGACCACGACACGGCCTACAAAGTGATGGGACTTATGCACGAGATGAAGAAAGAATTCAACACCACGTTTATTTTTGCCACCCATGACCCCAAGGTTGTGGGCGAGGCGGAAATCATTTATACCATCGAGGACGGTTTGATAACCCAGGCCCAGGAAAATAAAAACACCGGAGGAGGATCCCTGAAATGA
- a CDS encoding ABC transporter permease: MKNVIKIAWRNLLRYTRRTLLTSSLIAVGVALVIIFGGIGASFKSEVVGILTNSNLGDVQIHKKGYVGSMDNLPLDITISEKGLQAIKATLDDDPDVKAYSERIRFGAMISNFAQTTNMRLTAVYPEKESMTCPDLVKRIKEGDSNPATFVKPGAIVIPLNIANGLNLKVGDDAVLVATNKDGSVNGMAFKISGVSENIMGPQGKDGYIHIEDARSLLRIEGGEITEIAIKLNDFNKLNSAYASLKKSIAQDPGEKTGKPGFEIHSWEELSPFSSIAQIVTLLIMVVRIVLVAIVLISILNVMMMSVYERIGEIGTIASIGTAPSKILALFLTEGLLLGLFSAVAGNIIGIVVILITGWVKLNFTFGSMKLSLSPQIPTTEVLLALIIVVIISALASLQPALKASKMEPVEALRHI; encoded by the coding sequence ATGAAGAACGTAATAAAAATTGCCTGGCGCAACCTATTAAGGTACACCCGCCGGACGCTGTTGACATCCTCGCTGATAGCTGTGGGCGTGGCCCTGGTGATAATATTCGGCGGCATTGGGGCCTCATTTAAAAGCGAGGTGGTCGGCATCCTTACCAACTCCAATCTGGGCGACGTTCAGATTCACAAAAAAGGCTATGTAGGGTCAATGGATAATCTGCCGCTGGATATCACCATCAGCGAAAAAGGATTACAAGCGATCAAAGCTACATTGGACGACGATCCTGACGTGAAGGCCTATTCCGAAAGGATCCGGTTCGGGGCAATGATCAGCAACTTTGCGCAGACGACCAACATGAGGCTGACCGCGGTTTACCCGGAAAAAGAAAGCATGACCTGCCCCGATCTGGTAAAAAGAATAAAAGAGGGGGACTCCAATCCGGCCACTTTCGTGAAGCCCGGTGCCATCGTTATTCCGCTTAACATCGCCAATGGCCTGAACTTGAAAGTGGGGGACGATGCCGTTCTGGTGGCCACCAATAAAGACGGCTCGGTTAACGGGATGGCCTTTAAAATTTCGGGTGTTTCGGAAAACATAATGGGCCCTCAGGGGAAGGACGGGTACATTCATATTGAAGATGCCAGATCGTTGTTAAGGATCGAGGGCGGCGAAATCACCGAAATTGCGATCAAACTCAATGATTTTAACAAACTAAACTCAGCCTATGCCTCTTTAAAAAAGAGCATTGCCCAAGACCCGGGCGAAAAAACCGGCAAGCCGGGTTTTGAAATTCATTCCTGGGAGGAGTTGTCTCCGTTTTCAAGCATAGCGCAGATTGTTACGTTACTGATTATGGTGGTGCGCATAGTCCTGGTGGCTATTGTTTTGATCAGCATCCTCAACGTGATGATGATGTCGGTTTACGAGCGGATCGGGGAAATAGGCACCATTGCATCCATCGGCACGGCTCCTTCAAAAATCTTGGCGCTGTTCCTGACCGAGGGGCTCTTGCTGGGTTTATTCAGCGCCGTAGCCGGAAATATCATAGGCATAGTTGTGATATTAATTACCGGCTGGGTAAAATTAAATTTCACCTTTGGATCAATGAAGCTTTCGCTGTCACCTCAAATACCGACCACCGAGGTTCTGCTGGCCTTGATAATTGTGGTTATAATATCCGCCCTAGCCAGCCTGCAGCCGGCGCTCAAGGCGTCCAAAATGGAGCCGGTTGAAGCATTAAGGCATATTTAA
- a CDS encoding outer membrane lipoprotein-sorting protein, producing MKTKIAFLAILFVSIAGLALAQSGNDLLKRIDEKLMPESYEAYRKLINIEPNGRKKEFIFYTVKKGKDKVAMLYLSPASEKGRTTLRLGDNMWLYIPNVGKPIRITSLQSITGGVFNNADIMQVDYSAEYDVEKTEKTETGYILELKAKNKAVAYDKLKMWTTKDENLKKIECYSASGMLIKTLDFKEMKNFGNGLIRPAVIETHSPLYKGYLSTMIYTQVKSRTLKDEVFTLNFMSQLEGLRK from the coding sequence ATGAAAACCAAAATAGCTTTCCTGGCAATATTGTTCGTTTCCATTGCCGGACTGGCCCTGGCCCAAAGCGGAAACGATCTGTTAAAAAGAATAGACGAAAAACTTATGCCGGAAAGTTATGAGGCCTACCGGAAGCTGATAAATATTGAGCCCAACGGCCGAAAAAAAGAATTTATCTTCTATACGGTAAAAAAAGGGAAGGATAAAGTTGCCATGTTGTATCTTTCCCCGGCCAGCGAAAAGGGCAGGACCACCTTAAGGTTGGGCGATAATATGTGGCTTTACATACCCAATGTGGGCAAGCCGATACGCATAACCAGCCTGCAATCCATCACCGGCGGGGTGTTCAACAACGCCGATATCATGCAGGTCGACTACAGCGCGGAATACGATGTCGAAAAAACAGAGAAAACAGAAACAGGATATATTCTGGAATTAAAAGCGAAAAACAAAGCCGTGGCCTACGATAAGCTTAAGATGTGGACCACCAAAGACGAAAATTTGAAGAAAATAGAATGCTATTCCGCCAGCGGAATGCTGATAAAAACCCTGGACTTTAAGGAAATGAAGAATTTTGGCAATGGCCTGATCCGCCCGGCGGTTATAGAAACGCACAGCCCGCTATATAAGGGATACCTTTCAACCATGATCTATACCCAGGTGAAATCCAGAACCCTCAAGGACGAAGTGTTCACCCTAAACTTTATGTCCCAGCTTGAGGGGTTAAGAAAATGA
- a CDS encoding tetratricopeptide repeat protein has product MPSPKNNDSELFAQADQLSRHGKRKEALKVYREILAIPELQKENALVLELAHWGLAELLILERDTAEAEKHLLAAIGLNPNEANYYQQLGSLYSYMDRFEDAIVQLKKSLDIRPTHPQTMHLLGWAVFMSGDQKSGRQILEQAAALDECDASILNDLAVCLVEMRLYGEALKHLNRALELDPDNQLLESYRQMVIVKKASF; this is encoded by the coding sequence ATGCCCAGCCCAAAAAATAACGACAGCGAGCTTTTCGCCCAGGCCGACCAGCTATCCCGCCACGGTAAGCGCAAGGAGGCCCTAAAAGTTTACCGGGAGATCCTGGCCATTCCGGAATTGCAAAAAGAGAATGCTTTGGTCCTGGAACTGGCGCATTGGGGTCTGGCCGAGCTTTTGATTCTGGAGAGGGATACTGCCGAAGCCGAGAAACACCTGCTGGCCGCCATAGGGCTCAATCCCAATGAGGCCAACTATTACCAGCAGCTGGGCTCGCTCTACAGCTATATGGACCGCTTTGAGGATGCCATCGTCCAGCTGAAGAAGTCCCTGGACATCCGGCCCACCCATCCCCAGACCATGCATCTGCTGGGGTGGGCGGTCTTCATGTCCGGCGATCAGAAGAGCGGCCGGCAGATATTGGAGCAGGCCGCGGCCCTGGATGAATGCGACGCCAGCATTCTGAATGACCTGGCGGTCTGCCTGGTGGAGATGAGATTATATGGTGAAGCCCTGAAACATCTGAACCGGGCCCTGGAGCTGGACCCCGATAACCAGCTGCTTGAATCCTACCGCCAGATGGTGATAGTCAAAAAAGCCTCCTTCTAA
- the ybgF gene encoding tol-pal system protein YbgF yields MKKTILFILCLPLLAGCGVKKEYVRMRDQLDYLETSQKKMESQMTLMDSLLRAQTDITYQLNAEMRTRWGSLNERMMSMDQQYEDQQSRPMVQTLPLGSSKPDNSQQIKPPTPPEKPKETSSQPDPKQLYDTAYLDITRGNYDLAIAGFREFLKLYPTSSLADNSQYWIGEGYYAQKKYQEALAEFEKVIALYPNQDKAAAAYYKSGLCYKELGNKAAARENWEILIKKFPRSPEAGLAQDRIKELP; encoded by the coding sequence ATGAAGAAAACAATCCTGTTCATTCTCTGCCTTCCCCTGCTGGCCGGATGCGGTGTCAAGAAGGAATACGTCCGGATGCGCGACCAGCTGGACTACCTGGAGACCAGCCAGAAGAAGATGGAGAGCCAGATGACCCTGATGGACAGCCTGCTTCGGGCCCAGACCGATATCACCTATCAGCTGAACGCCGAGATGCGCACCCGCTGGGGATCGTTGAACGAGCGGATGATGAGCATGGACCAGCAATACGAGGATCAGCAGTCGCGGCCCATGGTCCAAACCCTGCCGCTGGGTTCCTCGAAGCCCGACAACAGCCAGCAGATAAAACCGCCAACCCCGCCGGAAAAACCCAAGGAGACTTCTTCACAACCCGACCCCAAACAGCTGTATGACACCGCCTATCTGGATATCACCCGGGGGAATTACGACCTGGCCATCGCCGGGTTCCGGGAATTCTTGAAGCTTTATCCCACCAGCAGCCTGGCCGATAATTCCCAATACTGGATTGGCGAAGGATATTACGCCCAGAAAAAATACCAAGAGGCCCTGGCCGAGTTCGAAAAGGTCATCGCCCTGTACCCCAATCAGGATAAGGCGGCGGCGGCCTATTACAAGTCCGGCCTCTGCTATAAAGAACTGGGCAATAAAGCAGCCGCCAGGGAAAACTGGGAAATCCTGATAAAGAAATTCCCGCGCAGCCCCGAGGCCGGACTGGCCCAGGACCGGATAAAAGAACTGCCATAA
- the pal gene encoding peptidoglycan-associated lipoprotein Pal — protein MNRLLIPLCVFAALTMVFSGCAKKQTTPQEEIVKPELTVEKPITTPEEKKPEVKIDFSTVYFGFDSYSIEEASVSLLTEAAKLLRSYPQVSVRLEGHCDERGTTEYNLALGEKRSVAVRDYLVNLGVERSRLATVSFGKEKPADLGHNEISWAKNRRVEFVIEKK, from the coding sequence ATGAATAGATTGTTGATCCCGTTATGTGTTTTTGCCGCTCTGACTATGGTGTTTTCAGGCTGCGCCAAAAAACAGACCACTCCGCAGGAGGAGATCGTCAAGCCGGAACTCACCGTTGAGAAGCCGATCACCACGCCCGAAGAAAAAAAGCCCGAGGTGAAAATCGATTTCTCCACCGTCTACTTTGGCTTCGATTCATATTCAATAGAGGAGGCCTCCGTCTCCCTGCTCACCGAGGCCGCCAAACTCCTGCGCAGCTATCCCCAGGTATCGGTCAGGCTGGAAGGACATTGCGACGAACGCGGCACCACCGAGTATAACCTGGCGCTGGGCGAGAAGCGCTCGGTGGCCGTCAGGGATTACCTGGTCAACCTGGGGGTGGAGCGCTCCCGCCTGGCCACCGTCAGCTTCGGCAAGGAAAAACCGGCCGACCTCGGGCATAACGAGATCAGCTGGGCCAAGAACCGCCGGGTGGAATTCGTGATCGAAAAGAAGTAA